The Verrucomicrobium spinosum DSM 4136 = JCM 18804 genome includes a region encoding these proteins:
- a CDS encoding 4'-phosphopantetheinyl transferase family protein encodes MDDALLLRLNLQLAALLPPGAAGRIDRIRDADGASLTALELVGRERAVPAVKRASGAARRLAKALCAQMGFPTAEIPRGPKGMPLWPPGVLGSMAHDDSLAVAVTAATNGTCSGLGVDIEPAIPLDDGLLPMIASQREQAAIQAGQSTGKLLFCIKEAVFKAVYPTARVFLEFTEVEIDFCQQTALTNYGRTVFWRAIADPHHVATAWW; translated from the coding sequence ATGGACGACGCCTTGCTTTTGCGATTGAACCTGCAACTCGCCGCCCTGCTGCCCCCCGGCGCGGCAGGCCGGATCGATCGCATCCGAGACGCGGATGGTGCCAGTCTGACGGCGCTGGAACTCGTCGGCCGGGAGCGTGCCGTGCCCGCAGTCAAACGGGCCAGCGGGGCGGCCCGACGTCTTGCCAAGGCACTCTGCGCTCAAATGGGATTCCCCACGGCGGAGATCCCTCGCGGCCCCAAAGGCATGCCCCTCTGGCCACCTGGAGTGTTGGGTTCCATGGCACACGATGACAGCCTGGCCGTGGCAGTGACCGCCGCCACGAATGGCACCTGCTCGGGCTTGGGGGTGGACATCGAACCCGCCATACCCCTGGATGACGGACTGCTCCCCATGATCGCCAGCCAGCGGGAACAAGCGGCGATCCAAGCTGGACAGAGCACGGGCAAGCTCTTGTTCTGCATCAAAGAGGCGGTCTTCAAGGCAGTCTATCCCACGGCCAGGGTCTTCCTGGAATTCACGGAGGTGGAGATCGACTTCTGCCAGCAGACCGCCCTGACGAACTACGGGCGAACCGTCTTCTGGCGGGCCATTGCCGATCCCCACCATGTGGCCACCGCCTGGTGGTAG
- a CDS encoding esterase/lipase family protein, which translates to MRLLPPVSFSRAALLGLVCAGLAACTTGPELASLTRAVRPLQVTTVAEGPVTPLPLPPETLTAYHKAVREMVVWYDALPPERKVAECERLGIQVVIDPCAEKGVHRFTPSDEFRTGLLDQYHTRPGVGVPVVAWRPNDGTGRLDNHRPPEGLSAPYTAVVLPAGEGRWTLRFVNPVEHSTLEIGGKAVTVAANYSAPIAQLVEKAKPLARSGFGGMLSPTKSKRREKLYLMEPYDPKKIPLLMVHGLQSTPVAFINLTNDLQSDPMVRRRYQIWHYHYPTGTPVLLNAANFRQVLSSTLKEIDPQGDDFATNHLVVIGHSMGGILTHTLVSEPGYKLWDAVINVRPDKVKMPPESLAQLKGVFLFHRDPRVKRVVFISVPHRGSTWADNFVGDLGQTLFRPDRKVTDVFGHLVEVQREVVHPFVVGLYDEGKFSSIRTLSASSPSLQMLATLPPEVPFHSIIGQKGAGPLDLGSDGIVTYKSSHLDGAESELVVRSGHNSFRKQEAVAEIKRILYEHLRKSGS; encoded by the coding sequence ATGCGACTGCTCCCGCCGGTATCTTTCTCTCGCGCCGCTTTGCTTGGCCTTGTCTGTGCCGGGCTGGCCGCCTGCACGACTGGACCTGAACTGGCCAGCCTCACGCGGGCGGTGCGGCCACTGCAAGTCACGACTGTGGCTGAGGGCCCGGTGACCCCGCTGCCGTTGCCTCCAGAGACGCTTACGGCGTACCACAAGGCAGTGCGGGAGATGGTGGTGTGGTATGACGCACTGCCTCCAGAGCGCAAAGTGGCCGAGTGTGAGAGGCTTGGCATCCAGGTGGTGATCGATCCCTGCGCGGAAAAGGGGGTGCACCGGTTCACGCCTTCCGATGAGTTTCGCACGGGGCTCTTGGACCAGTATCACACCCGGCCCGGGGTAGGGGTGCCGGTGGTGGCCTGGCGGCCAAACGACGGCACGGGCCGGTTGGACAATCACCGTCCTCCAGAGGGGCTCTCTGCGCCCTATACGGCGGTGGTGTTGCCAGCAGGGGAGGGGAGGTGGACGCTGCGTTTCGTGAATCCGGTTGAGCACTCGACGTTGGAGATCGGGGGCAAGGCCGTGACCGTGGCGGCTAACTACTCAGCCCCCATTGCGCAGCTGGTGGAGAAAGCGAAGCCCCTCGCCCGCAGCGGCTTCGGTGGCATGTTGTCCCCCACCAAAAGCAAGCGGCGGGAAAAGCTCTACCTCATGGAGCCCTATGATCCGAAGAAAATCCCGCTTCTCATGGTGCACGGGTTGCAATCCACCCCGGTCGCCTTCATCAACCTGACGAATGACCTTCAGTCCGATCCCATGGTGCGGCGGCGCTACCAGATCTGGCACTATCACTACCCCACCGGGACCCCGGTGCTGCTCAATGCCGCCAACTTTCGCCAAGTGCTTTCCTCGACCCTGAAGGAGATTGACCCGCAGGGTGACGACTTCGCCACGAACCATCTTGTCGTCATCGGCCACAGCATGGGGGGCATCCTGACCCACACGCTGGTCTCCGAGCCCGGCTACAAGCTCTGGGATGCAGTCATCAACGTCCGCCCCGACAAGGTCAAGATGCCGCCTGAATCGCTGGCCCAGCTCAAGGGCGTGTTTCTCTTTCACCGCGATCCCCGGGTGAAGCGGGTGGTGTTCATCTCCGTGCCGCACCGGGGCAGCACGTGGGCGGACAACTTTGTGGGTGATCTGGGGCAGACGCTGTTCCGCCCGGATCGCAAGGTCACGGATGTGTTCGGGCATCTGGTCGAGGTCCAGCGGGAGGTTGTGCATCCCTTCGTGGTGGGGCTCTATGACGAGGGCAAGTTCAGCTCCATCCGCACCCTCTCGGCCAGCAGTCCCTCCCTGCAGATGCTGGCCACCCTTCCTCCAGAGGTGCCGTTCCACAGCATCATCGGCCAGAAGGGGGCCGGTCCGCTGGATCTGGGTAGTGACGGCATTGTCACCTACAAGAGCAGCCACCTGGACGGAGCCGAGTCTGAACTGGTCGTACGCTCCGGCCACAATTCCTTCCGCAAACAGGAGGCTGTGGCGGAGATCAAACGCATCCTGTATGAACACTTGAGAAAATCGGGTTCTTGA